The Glycine soja cultivar W05 chromosome 4, ASM419377v2, whole genome shotgun sequence genomic sequence actttaaaataagtcaCATCCGTGTAATTTATATATTGTCTAATTATAATGTCACACAtgacttaattattaattttatttttatttttaatttaatatttttaaaaataaatttttatccctaattttcttaattctaAACCTAGCTTGATGACAGTGGAAAAGAATATTAGGTTTAGAATTAGAAAGATTATGAATTAATTAGGGATAAAATtccctttttaaaatattaaattaaaaataaaaataaaaataaatttaatttgtaaaaaaatccttaagcattaattgtaaaaaaaattaatattttaatgtgaCAAAATAAATCACATAGTGAcatgattaaataatatataatcaaatCAATATACCTTATTTTAAAGTCACATTCAAATAACggtcttaaatatatatatatatatatatatatatatatatattcacaccCATTATTCACACATTATTTAAGTGTGTAGtgctgacaaaaaaaatcatagatttcacatgaaatttatattaatttattaaattttattttcatttttattaactaTGAAATAATCAATCAAAACTTTATAATTAAGCATTTATAACATTTCACTATCAATACATAAAAAGGTTAAATTGTTTTGCAGCTAttcatattttacaaaattttcaactaattttccTTATCTAATTGTTGTTATgaaaaattaaccaaaaataCTTGATTAGAAGTGTAGACATTGAATCGATGCTTTTGTGATATGCTATGATTACAactaaatgtaaaaaatttctATAGAATACAAATTTCTAAACATCAATACAACTCAAGTATTATTTGATAACTCtctcataattatattaaaaaccaaGATAAATATAAGTATGCTTGATAGTAGTATAATACACTTAGTAAACCACAATGCAGGTAGGGACACTGCCGTCACAAGTCCTCTCTACAGAAAAGCAACAAAACGAGTCTCACACTCACACTCACAATACATTCACTCACACATTCATTCAATTAAACTCTGTCCCCATCTTACTCCAACAACTGTTTATTTATTCCTTTACTTTTCTCATTGACTTTGCTATTTCCCTCCCACTCTCAATTCACACCTAAGTCTCCACTCTCCACTTCCCCACCCACCACCCCCTCCTTCATTCCGTATTTCGTACAAACTATATACTGTACCCTCACAAATTATTatacccaaaaaaataataattttttttataacacttGATGTCTAATTCAAAAGATTAATACActagtataaaattatgttcTGCTTCGATTTGGGagaacaattttatttatttaatgtgttGAATTCATTTCATAGGATTCTCTTGAAATAACAATAATCATGAATTACGAATGAAATTAGTATTTGACTtgggaattgaaaaaaaaaaactgttatcATCTCTCacccaaagaaaaagaaaaagaaatactcCTCCATGGCTATATATTGAGACTCATCCCCTATGGTTTAGAACTTGGAGtcacacacactctctctctctctctcttgaccaaaaaaatcaacaacATACCAAGCTAGCTAACATGCAGGAGGACAAGAAGATGAAGGTGAAGAAAGGATTCCTCGCTGTTCAAGTGGGTTTAGAAGACGACGACGAAGGTGTCTCTTCCCCTCAAAGATTCGTGATTCCTATCTCATACCTTTATCaccctctcttcaagcgccttcTGGACAAGGCTCGTGAGGTTTACGGCTACCACACCGATGGCCCACTCAAGCTCCCGTGCTCCGTCGACGATTTCCTCCATCTCCGGTGGCGAATCCAGAAAGAGTCCACTCCTAACCAAAACCACCATAACCAGAGCCACCATCGCCTTCCACACGCTCTGCACTTCCACTCTTGTTAGGGGCTGTgacccttctttttctttctctcttcttttcagtgtgtgtttgtgtgtcgATAGTAGTGCTAATTAGGGAATTGACGCCGCTCTGTGTTTTAATGTCCAGAGGGAAATTTATAACAACGGAGAGAATCAATTTCTCTCTGCTTCCAAATTACAAATCCTCTTCTGCAGAATTTACTTGTCtagcttttttttgtttttctttttctttttctgattAAACTGTTGAATTACTCGGACTCTATAGTTGTTACATTTTAAGATTTGGTCTTTACATGAGGAAATTGTGAATTTAATTCTACTTTCTATACATGATGCATGCATGCCAGTTTTGATCCTGGTTGCTAACATAAGATATACAAGATTTATTTAACAGTATAAAATATCTGTAAATAGGTGGGAGAAAGAACAACTTTGCTACTTATAAAaatctttgtttaatttgaatagAGTTGTCTTATATATAGTATGGTATATGTGATATCTATAAGACGTTTTTGGTGATGgaaattactaaaaataaaataggtagAGATTAAAACTACATAGATCAAGTGaataatagtttattttttgcTGGACAGATGATGAGAGTATCgaaatatattgaaattctCCTTTTTTCTTCCAATGTTTTGGGATAGAGTAATCATTGTCCAGCTTGAAAATTGAAGAGTTGAAGAGCATGATATAGTTCGTGTACTgcataatttaaaatacttaatcatttttcaataTTGGTTTTGGTTTGTCACTTGTGGTAAAGCAAAAATGGAGCTAGAATGGGTGATTATGAAGGTGGTGGTGTTGTTATTAGTGGCCTGATGAGCAATTGGAATTAGGAATTGAGAATTAATAGTGGTGTTGGTGGAAGAATGAGGGAGGGAAAATAGAATAGAATAGTGAGAGGCAGCGCATGTGCAAGAACCTCAAGCTGCAACTGACTTTGCTTTTTGGAACATTCAGAACCCCTAACCGCTGCAACGGATCTCCTATGCTATCTGCTATCTGGCTCCTCTGCCACTTTCTCTGTCTAGCTGTGCAACACTACCTTGCTGAATTTGCTGATACGATACACTTTTGGTTTGATTTGGTCGCTTTaccaaacattatttcttttaCTATATCTATATGAATAGACACTATGActattatatcttttttaataaatattttaatgaagttaATCTCCATTTATTATTTGctcttaatattattaattaatatttttttatctaaatcacATGACCTAGTTGTGTGTACAGGACTTGAATCCTCAACTAGTTAAGCTGGAATAATCTCACAGAAATAAACTTTGTTTATCTCTTTTTTGTTAATTACTCtctttattcttaattataagattttttaataattttatttatctctttttacaatactattttttaatttctagacgtattaattaatttttttcctacatatccttacttaattattttctcttcaaacattaataagaaacaattaagtagatagagatataaaataaagtaattttgGAATGATAATATACataattgacaaatttaatgtgaataattaaattaactatttttcttaaagaGTGAGAATTAGTTGAAAGTGTCATATAATTAGCAACAAagagtattaaataattaattagaatatattttggatgcgatttttaaaatgatttaaaaaattactaatttaaagtaattatcataaaagtcaataattatatgataatttacgATTGAAGGATATGGTAAACGAAATTATATTAAGggactttaaattaaattttattttaaaagtatttactcgagaattaatatataaaatttcacaGTATGTAAGTGGtactttttttatgataatcttttttaaatttgttaatcaatatcttaagaaaatttattaacattttctattaaaaaataaattaactaatcaaaggatttaattattatagaatAAAGAATGTGTTTTAAAGGTATAGTGTTGTAACTAGTAGTTTTTACATATATAGTAAGGGTATTTttggatttaaataaaaactagtATTTTAATGCACACGAcaaatgtttattttacataacaaaaaatttatagaaaataaatatttttaataaataaattatattataattaattttttaacaaattaaaatatatatattttatatataactatattttaaatttatgataaataatttatattatgaagtgagattatttttaactattaataaattttttttaaaaaatattataattcaatttataaataaagatgaaaatgatagattaaaagatGTAAGAGGTTAAGAAATACTCTTAATAACACTTTCATCGAAAGAAAATAACTCTTATGCTTTCATGAAGAATGTATCTTAAATTACTCTCAttcaaaatagttattttaatttataaatatagatgaaaggggattaaaaataagaatgggtaataaataagaatatttttataatgtaataataaattttttgaaaggaTGTAATAATAATTACTATCATGTAAAATAGTATAATGAAAATACATAGCCACTGTGAATAatgaagattttattttattaaattgaaaaaatttaaataaataagacttttcttaattaattgaataaaaattgtgaatttttttagtaaattacattaattttaatctttaattagttATCATTTTTCTATTAGTTTTTTTGAGCTTTAGGTCTTTTCTTGGATATGGGCTACATTGATACCTTTTTCTTGGGCTTGATGTGCAAACCGCGTCCTCGAGTTTGAGAGAGTTTTGAATGATCTATTTAAACATTGCAAATTAACGACTCTCTTACTTATATagcatttttgttttataatccTTCAACatattattctcatttcataaaaaaaggaagaaaataaacttattcAACAGTTCACATGATATTTAATGGAATATTTTAAGATTTGACTAtactgaaataaaatattatacttttaaatatgaCATTATTAATGGCATGATAACCTTAgttgataatttcaattttaatcttttgtttaaggtaTATAATAGTGTGAAATGTTGTGTTTTTGAATTCAATTTCATGGAAACATGGCcatttagtaatttaatttcattcctACTGCAGCTAGAATCAGTTGAAAATCTTTGGTAGAAAGGATTTTGTGCAAGCTTATATGAAGGGTCGTGGATTTTAAAATCATGGAAATGCTCTTACTCAATGAgtgtaattaaattcatttccaCCGGCCCCTATTTTAGTTTGATATTAACCTATGTAGTTCccatttatgttgatgattttttgttgaaaaGGTTGAAGATTTCATAGGGCACTCCCAAAATGTTGCTAGAGCAGTTCAAGAGAAAGAGTTAAAGACAATAATATGGATGTATCCATAAATCTCTTGACTACCTTATGCAGTTTCTAAATGGTCAGATTCAGGGAAATGATTTGATGGATGTTGGGGTTACTAGCCACATAGTTGAAAATAAGAATAACCTCCCTACTTCCTGTTGCTATTTCTAGTACCAATATTAAGGTGAATCCAGGGACAATTCCTCATTTTTTCCTTAAATGCAGGAGCTTTAGGACAACCTTATAATCCTCCTTCCATACAGCCTCATGTTGCACCACAAAACTTCCCAAGATTTTTTGTCTACAGTTAGTCAAAAAGTTTTAGCTCCAAGTTCTTATCTTCCATCAATTAATTCACACCTTCCTCAAGTAGGCCATAATCCATAGAGAGAAGGCCTTCTACAATCATAGGCGCTAAAGGGGTTGCTTTTCATAGTATATGTATTTctagaatcaaattaaaattagatttaaaCAAATAATCTATATGCAAGCGATCAATTCTCTTCTTTGCTTTCCCTGTACTGTCTTATAGCTAAAATCTCCCTGAATTTTATGTAGTTCAGAATGTAAAATGCATTATTTAGTATCACATTAGcaaattgttaaaaatttaataaaagactCACAAGGAGTAAAAATAAAGTacaaataatcttatatataaaaacggAGATAGTATCAATTGTACTAAATAAGGAATGGGGACACATGATTTAGTGCCTTTTATgtgattataaatatttaatgaaaattgtaTAGTGTTGTTTCAAGTGAGTATGAAATGCATTAATAGGAATgtgtttatgtatttaaaagAAAGGATGATATATTTTCTTGTTGTAAACTTTTGAATGATATATGTTTTTTGATtagaaattttttgttgattttccaTTAGATTAACGAATaatgaaataattgaaaatgatatgattatcttcttttttcataTGGTGTTCTAGTCCTAACATTTTAACTCTTGCTAAATATTCACACTTTTAATGTTAGTTTCATCGTTGATGTGATATATCTAATATGTTAtgctaaactaaaattaattaataattttttggatGGCAGGTTTATGTACTAGTAGTATAGCTTAGAAACAAGAATGTGTGTTTGTGTATTTTACTGTTTAGTTTGACGGGTTGAACTTTTTACTAGACCCTATATTGATTGgcgttaatttttttacattactatATTAGCTTAATTGctcaaaaaattattcaatgcCTAAAGGGTAGGTTCAATTACATAGAAAttggttttgaatttttagttcttggcaaaactaaaaatttgaGATTAAGTTAAATACAAATTGGGTTGTCAATTTTGTTTAtggaataaatttaaatgaaaaaacttGATCAAGTTATTGTGAAATTTTTGGCTTCAtttacttgttaatattttgGTTAGTTAAATAGTGAATTATTGTTctatcctattttttaattatgaaatctgtcattattaatgttgtaattttttttaggttatAGTACATTTTTGGTTGAAAAAGGGTATAGGGAGATTATGAAGGACATAGgagaaaattattaacaaaatatgTTATGAATAAATACTCTTTGATGGTGCTGTGTGATTTATTTTATCGATTTACCCAAGTGGAATAAGGTTAttgttatttagaatttgttttaaatatgattatcagatagattagtttaattttaaattttgtttggtaATAATGCACAACTTGGGTCTTTAAAAATGAGACTCCCATAGTAACATCTAACATCTGAGTCTTATAGTGTTGAGCTAAATAATTGGCATATCTGTCCCCTTTTTGAAGGTTGAGTTTCTTTCGCTTCTCAACCTTTTGTTAGCATCTATTACATGATGATACTCATCTACTTGTGCAAATGGGGATTGGATTCTTGGTCTGAAGGTAGAGAAGATTTAAGGtctatttgatttcttttttcattaaagaaaattttgaagaatgaaaacaacttaaaataaagaaagaatatcaagaaattgagaaaattttaCTAGTGGGGTTGATTTCTAGCAGGGAGCAGGAGGGTTAAAATGGTAAATTAGGTTCAGCATCTCTACAATCGTCTACACGCAACTAACCGCCATTACAAGAACAACATAGCAGACGTTGCAACAGCGTGAGCCATGAAATGTTTTTCtttgctctctctctcttcaatgTATTGATTTAATTGTTCAACTGCATTGATTCGCTTCATGATTCTTCCTCACCCCAACAACGGAACAACCTCCTTCTTCACCCTTCTCCACCAATCACCTTTTCCTCTCAGGACAAATGTTGCGCCGAAGCTTCTCGAAGCTCCACCTCAGTCTCAGAGCTCCGGGTTTAGGGTTTCCGACGCGATCGTTCTCGCGCGACGCCGGGAAGAGGTTCGCGGCATTGTGGGGGAACGGTGATTACGGGAGATTGGGTCTTGGCAACTTGGATTCGCAATGGAAACCCGTTGTCTGCCCCGCGTTCCGCAACAAAACCCTAAATGCCATTGCTTGTGGCGGTGCTCACACCCTCTTCTTAACAGGTTCACTTTTTTGTTATACTTCAGCATATTCAGTATTCTTTGGTTTTCTTTTAACCTCTGTTTGGAACGAGGGAAAAAGAGtggagaatgaaaaaaaaagtttgaaatttttaattggaaGGAAAGTGGAAcgaaagaaaattttgaatttttggtttcattttttctttccacTTTCTCTTCAACCGTTATCCAtgttttctttctatttatttattcgtTTAATTAAATTGAGGATTTAAAAAAAGCGGAATTTTGAATCGTTTTCTGCTTGATCGCTAAAGTAAGGTTATGACTTCGGAAAGGTTAATCTCGTGTAATAGTATGAAGTGCAATTGTTTATCGATTTTATGCACAGGCATTGTTAAGAGTCTTTTTTTGTGGTTCGTGTGGGAGTTTTGTAGGGATGCAATGGGGATTATTTCTTGAGTTCATTGGAAGTGGAATGTCTTTAACTTCCTAGTTGCTGGTTTAGCTTAGTAACAGCTTTCACTGTGCTATTGGATTGGATGGTATAATGTGACAGTGTTTGATAGGATGGGCCTTGAGATGCCCAAATAGATGGCTTATGAATTAAATGCCTTAGATATTAtcctttttatgttatttagtttttttttatcttattttcctAAAATTGTTAGATGTTTCCACTTGTATGGTTGATATTTCTTGTGAACTCCTATTTAACAGGGTATGTGCCGTGTAATGAATCATCAATGAGAATATGAATGTTTATCTTTTAGCTTTCTTTGTATCTTTCTC encodes the following:
- the LOC114410040 gene encoding auxin-induced protein 6B-like; this translates as MQEDKKMKVKKGFLAVQVGLEDDDEGVSSPQRFVIPISYLYHPLFKRLLDKAREVYGYHTDGPLKLPCSVDDFLHLRWRIQKESTPNQNHHNQSHHRLPHALHFHSC